In Spirochaeta thermophila DSM 6578, the following proteins share a genomic window:
- a CDS encoding polyphenol oxidase family protein — protein sequence MGRGQGDARGGAMRLVVKTGERVMWVWVEDGAGEPVGGVRAAISLAAAGDMGTGIEGTPAREVWCREVGVGKVRCVRQVHGRRVVDAGEAGVEADGLVAQEVVCGVTVADCVPVWAWRMDGGVWGVAHSGWRGTGIAGELVRRLGGEGVVAVVGPSIRACCYRVDEERARWFERAWGEGAVVWREEGPYLDLAAVNRRLCREAGARVFVVDACTACDTRFGSFRREGTHFTHMLAIIGKIAHL from the coding sequence ATGGGGCGTGGGCAGGGTGATGCCAGGGGGGGAGCGATGCGGCTCGTGGTGAAGACCGGGGAGCGGGTGATGTGGGTGTGGGTGGAGGATGGTGCAGGGGAGCCGGTGGGTGGGGTGAGGGCGGCGATCTCGTTGGCTGCGGCGGGGGATATGGGGACGGGGATTGAGGGGACGCCGGCGAGGGAGGTGTGGTGCAGGGAGGTGGGGGTGGGGAAGGTGCGGTGTGTGCGGCAGGTGCACGGACGGCGGGTGGTGGATGCAGGGGAGGCGGGGGTGGAGGCGGACGGGCTCGTGGCGCAGGAGGTGGTGTGCGGAGTCACGGTGGCGGATTGCGTGCCGGTGTGGGCGTGGCGGATGGATGGGGGGGTGTGGGGGGTGGCGCACTCGGGGTGGCGGGGGACGGGGATCGCGGGGGAGCTGGTGCGGCGGTTGGGGGGTGAGGGGGTGGTGGCGGTGGTGGGGCCGTCCATACGGGCGTGCTGCTACCGGGTGGATGAGGAGCGGGCGAGGTGGTTCGAACGGGCGTGGGGCGAGGGGGCGGTGGTGTGGAGGGAGGAGGGGCCTTATCTGGACCTGGCTGCGGTGAACCGGAGGCTCTGCAGGGAGGCGGGGGCGAGGGTGTTCGTCGTGGATGCATGTACCGCCTGTGATACGCGCTTCGGTTCGTTCAGGCGGGAGGGAACGCACTTTACGCACATGCTTGCCATAATCGGAAAAATCGCGCACCTTTAG
- a CDS encoding extracellular solute-binding protein — MRRHVASLFMLLLVGAPFLMAQGGGEAAGEAGEVLITLWTQEGEAEGAFQFVQTLAQEFSETHEGVTIEVLNKDTEALREDFQTASLAGAAPDLLWTVNDHAGPFVVADLIQPVENLVDLSKYVPSVEMKGHVWGVPISSGNHLMLLYNKDLVPNPPKTTDELIKIGSQLKAKGVIPLVFNQTEPFWLVPWLGGFGGKVFASDGVTPTLNTKEMVATLKFLHELKFTHGLLPPESDYDGADTLFKEGKAAMIINGDWSLSGYRDAMGEKLGVARIPKVSATGLWPAPYTSGKYFMIPKEVSGAKLSAVVEFIKYATNYDNQIRMVKTLSRLPGLKAALDDPLIKNDEILKASADQMAVGTPMPSVVEMRAVWDAMKPEMNAVLADQKTPEEAAAAMQGAAEAGIEALR, encoded by the coding sequence ATGAGACGTCATGTTGCCTCTCTCTTCATGTTGCTTCTCGTCGGCGCCCCCTTCCTGATGGCACAAGGTGGGGGTGAGGCCGCCGGAGAAGCAGGCGAAGTGCTCATCACCCTCTGGACCCAGGAAGGTGAAGCAGAAGGAGCTTTCCAATTTGTGCAAACGCTTGCTCAAGAGTTCTCCGAAACCCATGAGGGTGTGACTATCGAGGTGCTCAACAAGGACACCGAGGCCCTTCGTGAGGACTTCCAGACCGCGAGTCTCGCCGGGGCTGCACCCGATCTTCTGTGGACCGTGAACGACCATGCCGGTCCGTTCGTCGTCGCCGATCTCATCCAGCCCGTCGAGAACCTGGTGGATCTTTCGAAGTATGTCCCCTCGGTGGAGATGAAAGGTCATGTCTGGGGAGTGCCCATCTCGAGCGGCAACCACCTCATGCTCCTCTACAACAAGGACCTCGTGCCGAATCCACCGAAGACCACCGACGAGCTGATCAAGATTGGCTCTCAGCTCAAGGCAAAGGGTGTGATTCCTCTCGTGTTCAACCAGACCGAGCCGTTCTGGCTCGTTCCCTGGCTCGGAGGCTTCGGTGGAAAGGTCTTCGCTTCGGATGGGGTGACCCCGACCCTCAATACGAAGGAGATGGTGGCGACCTTGAAGTTCCTCCACGAGCTCAAGTTCACCCACGGACTACTCCCGCCCGAGTCCGACTACGACGGTGCGGATACCCTCTTCAAGGAGGGGAAGGCCGCGATGATCATCAACGGCGACTGGTCGCTGAGCGGCTACAGGGATGCCATGGGTGAGAAGCTCGGTGTGGCCCGGATCCCCAAGGTGAGCGCCACAGGGCTCTGGCCTGCGCCTTATACGAGTGGAAAGTACTTCATGATCCCCAAGGAAGTCTCCGGTGCGAAGCTCTCTGCAGTGGTGGAATTCATAAAGTATGCCACGAACTATGACAACCAGATCCGGATGGTGAAGACGCTGAGTCGTCTGCCCGGCCTGAAGGCGGCGCTTGACGATCCCCTCATCAAGAACGATGAGATTCTCAAGGCCTCCGCCGACCAGATGGCCGTGGGCACGCCCATGCCCTCCGTGGTCGAGATGAGGGCGGTGTGGGATGCGATGAAGCCGGAGATGAATGCGGTACTCGCGGATCAGAAGACCCCCGAGGAGGCGGCTGCTGCCATGCAGGGGGCCGCGGAGGCAGGCATAGAGGCACTCAGGTAG
- the argS gene encoding arginine--tRNA ligase has product MREWALTKLKREWTERIRTVLLDLAREKGLLLDEVGLVAQRPPSSQFGDVAFPLFGFAKVFRTAPQKIAEEVVARLLPEGAVRKIEGAGGYVNLFLDREAFALSVLSDIAHAGPGYGAGTLHQDKRIMVEFSCPNTNKPLHLGHMRNNILGESVSRILASQGADVLKVNLINDRGIHICKSMLAYKKFGEGKTPEEVGKKPDHFVGDFYVKFNEWAKTDSTAEEQARRMLRAWEDGDAEVRALWEKMNRWAIEGIEQTYRRTGISFDKIYYESDTYLLGRDLVLKGLEDGVFYQEEDGSVWVDLSEIGLDKKVLLRSDGTSLYLTQDLGTAVARYQDWAFDLLIYVVASEQNYHFRVLFYVLEKLGFSWAKNLYHLSYGMVNLPEGKMKSREGTVVDADDLLDRLVEMAREEIREKGRVDEVEDIDRTAEAIALGALHYFLLQVSPNKDMIFNPKESLSLTGNTGPYLQYMGARICSMERKADPSLGVPVEEVPTAELVDDASWELIVLLSQFPEVVESAAREYNPSLVIGFLYELGKTFSSFYHDNPIITHPNKDTARARLALARGIRQVLENGFRLVNIPFLEKM; this is encoded by the coding sequence ATGAGAGAATGGGCTCTGACGAAGTTGAAACGAGAGTGGACCGAACGGATCCGAACCGTGCTCCTCGATCTGGCCCGGGAGAAGGGCCTCCTCCTCGACGAGGTCGGCCTCGTGGCCCAGCGTCCTCCTTCGTCGCAGTTCGGCGATGTCGCCTTTCCCCTCTTCGGGTTCGCGAAGGTCTTCAGGACCGCACCCCAGAAGATCGCGGAGGAGGTCGTGGCGCGACTTCTTCCAGAGGGAGCTGTGAGGAAGATTGAGGGAGCGGGGGGATATGTGAATCTCTTCCTCGACAGAGAGGCGTTCGCCCTTTCGGTGCTCTCCGATATCGCACATGCCGGACCCGGGTACGGAGCCGGAACCCTTCACCAGGACAAGCGGATCATGGTGGAATTCTCCTGCCCGAACACCAACAAGCCCCTCCATCTGGGGCACATGCGTAACAACATCCTGGGAGAGAGTGTCTCCCGCATCCTCGCCTCCCAGGGTGCGGATGTCCTCAAGGTCAATCTCATCAACGACAGGGGGATCCACATCTGCAAGTCCATGCTCGCCTACAAGAAGTTCGGCGAGGGGAAGACACCCGAGGAGGTGGGGAAGAAGCCGGATCATTTCGTAGGCGACTTCTATGTGAAGTTCAACGAGTGGGCGAAGACGGACTCCACGGCCGAGGAACAGGCGCGAAGGATGCTCAGAGCCTGGGAGGATGGGGATGCCGAGGTGCGGGCCCTCTGGGAGAAGATGAACCGCTGGGCGATCGAAGGCATAGAACAGACCTACCGTCGCACCGGGATCTCGTTCGACAAGATCTACTATGAGAGTGACACCTATCTGCTCGGCAGAGACCTGGTGTTGAAGGGACTCGAGGATGGGGTCTTCTACCAGGAGGAGGACGGCTCGGTCTGGGTGGATCTCTCGGAGATCGGTCTGGACAAGAAGGTGCTGCTTCGGAGCGACGGGACATCCCTCTACCTCACCCAGGACCTGGGAACCGCGGTGGCCCGGTACCAGGACTGGGCCTTCGATCTCCTCATCTATGTGGTGGCCTCCGAACAGAACTATCACTTCAGGGTGCTCTTCTACGTCCTCGAAAAGCTCGGTTTCTCCTGGGCGAAGAACCTCTACCATCTCTCGTACGGGATGGTGAATCTCCCCGAAGGGAAGATGAAGTCCCGTGAGGGGACGGTGGTGGATGCGGACGACCTCCTCGATCGGCTCGTGGAGATGGCCCGCGAGGAGATCAGGGAGAAGGGGCGTGTGGACGAGGTGGAGGACATCGATCGTACGGCGGAGGCCATCGCCCTGGGCGCCCTTCACTACTTCCTCCTCCAGGTCTCGCCCAACAAGGACATGATCTTCAACCCCAAGGAGTCGCTCTCCCTCACCGGCAACACCGGACCCTATCTGCAGTATATGGGCGCCCGCATCTGTAGTATGGAGCGGAAGGCCGATCCTTCCCTCGGGGTGCCGGTGGAGGAGGTGCCGACGGCCGAGCTTGTCGACGATGCCTCATGGGAGCTCATCGTGCTCCTCTCCCAGTTCCCCGAGGTCGTGGAATCGGCTGCCAGGGAGTACAACCCGTCTCTGGTCATAGGCTTCCTCTACGAGTTGGGAAAGACCTTCAGCAGCTTCTACCACGACAACCCCATCATCACCCATCCGAATAAAGATACCGCCCGGGCAAGGCTCGCGCTCGCCCGAGGGATCCGACAAGTGTTGGAGAACGGATTCAGACTGGTGAACATCCCGTTCCTCGAGAAGATGTAA
- a CDS encoding TIM-barrel domain-containing protein: MVSAGRCESWVVVDGSTVRFEFERGVMEISSHAKGIFRVRFGRSCPLREYRSLSVVGSARPVELEVRELEGGVEVGDGMLRVVVKDGGAASWYRSEVFLWESEGVFRDVEWMEDRHRLGPEDEVFGLGEQMTPLSRRGYVIENWNTDANFPHTEASRPMYCSIPFMLGGRLGGGPWWGYFLDSPYRSLFDVGNADPERLTVRLFRDDLTVYVMSGDAPHEVLSLYTGLTGRHEVPPLWSLGYQQCKYSYMSEEEALGVARRFRELDIPCDGLWYDIDYMDGYRVFTFDRGRFPNPAEHFRAVKELGFRPVVIVDPGLKADSPGVYPAVDEGSERGFFLRRPDGSEFEGRVWPGLVKFPDFSREEVRSWWAGLHRVYFEAGVEGIWNDMNEPALLSDHVFESKTVPEEVRMYDEGRWSGQDRMHNLYALLEAMATREAFERFRPGRRPFLLTRAGFAGIQRYAAVWTGDNRSTWEHLRMSIPQILNMGLSGVGFVGADVGGFGENVTPELLVRWYQLGAFYPFFRGHNAKGFVPQEPFAFDGSVTDLCREAIRLRYRLLPYVYERFHEMAATGAPVWRPLFWYDRSPDALRNDEFFLGGDLVVAPALERGMRRRMVYLPPGEWFHYHTHERWASGYSIVETPIDNIPVFVRAGAVIPVYPSAMAHTGEREVRVLSLEVWPDGEAEGVFHEDDGETPAPALVHRFTRDRNRLIIHWEAGTRFEEVRVLLPLPGGAWRSLSVPVRGGRTEIDLDEG, encoded by the coding sequence ATGGTGTCTGCAGGAAGGTGTGAATCGTGGGTCGTGGTGGACGGCTCCACCGTCAGGTTCGAATTCGAACGGGGTGTCATGGAAATTTCGTCGCATGCGAAAGGAATCTTCAGGGTACGGTTCGGGAGGTCGTGTCCGCTCCGGGAGTACCGGAGCCTTTCGGTGGTGGGGAGTGCGCGGCCCGTGGAGCTCGAGGTGCGTGAGCTCGAGGGAGGAGTGGAGGTGGGGGACGGCATGCTCCGGGTGGTGGTGAAGGATGGTGGTGCGGCTTCATGGTATCGGAGCGAGGTCTTCCTCTGGGAGTCGGAGGGGGTCTTCCGGGACGTGGAGTGGATGGAGGATCGGCACCGACTCGGGCCGGAGGACGAGGTGTTCGGGCTGGGTGAACAGATGACGCCCCTCTCCCGGCGGGGCTATGTGATAGAGAACTGGAACACGGATGCGAACTTCCCCCATACCGAGGCATCCCGGCCCATGTACTGCAGCATCCCGTTCATGCTGGGAGGGCGGCTGGGGGGCGGCCCGTGGTGGGGGTATTTCCTCGATTCGCCCTACAGGTCGCTCTTCGATGTGGGGAACGCCGATCCCGAGAGACTCACGGTGCGCCTCTTCCGTGACGACCTCACGGTGTACGTGATGTCCGGGGATGCCCCTCACGAGGTGCTCTCCCTCTATACCGGGCTGACGGGGAGGCACGAAGTTCCTCCCCTGTGGAGCCTCGGGTATCAGCAGTGCAAGTACAGCTACATGTCGGAGGAGGAGGCACTCGGAGTGGCGAGGCGGTTCCGGGAGCTCGACATCCCCTGTGACGGGTTGTGGTACGATATCGACTACATGGATGGGTACCGTGTCTTCACCTTCGACAGGGGACGCTTCCCGAATCCGGCGGAACACTTCAGGGCCGTGAAGGAACTGGGGTTCAGGCCGGTGGTGATCGTGGATCCGGGGCTCAAGGCCGATTCCCCGGGTGTGTATCCGGCGGTGGACGAGGGAAGCGAGAGGGGGTTCTTCCTGCGCAGGCCCGACGGGTCGGAGTTCGAAGGGAGGGTGTGGCCCGGTCTGGTGAAGTTTCCCGACTTCTCGAGGGAGGAGGTGCGGTCCTGGTGGGCCGGGCTCCACAGGGTCTACTTCGAGGCCGGAGTGGAGGGGATCTGGAACGACATGAACGAGCCGGCCCTGCTCTCGGATCATGTCTTCGAGAGCAAGACGGTTCCGGAGGAGGTGCGGATGTACGACGAGGGGCGGTGGTCGGGACAGGACAGGATGCACAACCTCTACGCCCTGCTGGAGGCGATGGCGACGAGAGAGGCCTTTGAGCGGTTCCGTCCGGGAAGGAGGCCCTTTCTGCTGACGAGGGCGGGGTTTGCGGGGATCCAGCGGTATGCGGCGGTCTGGACGGGTGATAACCGTTCCACCTGGGAGCATCTGCGCATGTCGATCCCGCAGATCCTCAACATGGGGCTCTCCGGGGTGGGGTTCGTGGGTGCGGATGTGGGAGGGTTCGGTGAGAATGTGACGCCTGAGCTCCTGGTACGGTGGTACCAGCTCGGGGCCTTCTACCCCTTCTTCAGGGGGCACAACGCCAAGGGGTTCGTGCCGCAGGAGCCGTTCGCCTTTGATGGTTCGGTCACGGATCTCTGCAGGGAGGCCATACGTCTGAGGTACCGCCTCCTCCCCTATGTGTATGAGCGCTTCCACGAGATGGCGGCTACCGGTGCGCCGGTGTGGCGTCCTCTCTTCTGGTACGACAGGAGCCCGGATGCACTCAGGAACGACGAGTTCTTCCTGGGGGGGGACCTGGTGGTGGCACCTGCGCTCGAGCGGGGGATGCGGCGGAGAATGGTCTACCTCCCGCCGGGTGAGTGGTTCCACTACCACACCCACGAGAGGTGGGCGTCGGGGTATTCGATCGTGGAGACCCCGATCGACAACATCCCGGTGTTCGTCCGTGCAGGGGCGGTCATCCCGGTGTATCCGTCGGCCATGGCTCATACCGGGGAGAGGGAGGTGAGGGTTCTCTCTCTCGAGGTGTGGCCCGATGGCGAGGCCGAGGGGGTCTTCCACGAGGACGATGGGGAGACGCCCGCTCCTGCTCTGGTGCACAGATTTACAAGGGACCGGAACCGGCTTATCATACACTGGGAGGCCGGGACGCGGTTCGAAGAGGTTCGGGTCCTCCTTCCTCTCCCCGGGGGAGCGTGGAGGAGTCTGTCGGTTCCCGTGAGGGGGGGACGTACCGAGATCGATCTGGATGAAGGCTGA
- a CDS encoding sugar ABC transporter permease gives MKRSMKRITIGGDPLWFRVFTHAVLIVACVIALFPILRIVSVSLRPGDRLLSTSLRIVPEGATLENYYNVLFKKDFFLWLWNSLVVSVTTAFIGLMLASTAAYGFSRWNFPGKKTGLVFLLATQMIPASMMMIPLYILAARLGFLNTYRGLVLAYSVGSIPFSVWILKGYYDSISASLEEAAMIDGATRMQTFYRIILPLSLPGLSIAFLFNFMSAWKDFLLARIMLQKDFLFTWPLGLQQLQGQFRTSWGMFAAASIMVAIPVVALFLYTSRYLISGLTLGSVKGD, from the coding sequence ATGAAGAGATCCATGAAGCGTATTACCATAGGTGGGGATCCTCTGTGGTTCAGGGTGTTCACCCATGCGGTGCTCATAGTAGCCTGTGTGATCGCCCTCTTCCCCATCTTGCGGATCGTCTCCGTGTCTCTGCGACCGGGTGACAGACTGCTTTCCACCTCGCTCAGGATCGTCCCCGAGGGGGCGACGCTCGAGAACTACTACAATGTGCTCTTCAAGAAGGACTTCTTCCTGTGGCTGTGGAACAGCCTGGTGGTGAGCGTGACCACGGCCTTCATCGGGCTCATGCTCGCTTCCACCGCAGCCTACGGGTTCTCCCGCTGGAACTTCCCCGGCAAGAAGACGGGCCTGGTCTTCCTCCTCGCCACCCAGATGATTCCGGCGAGCATGATGATGATCCCTCTCTACATCCTTGCGGCACGGCTCGGGTTCCTCAACACCTACAGGGGGCTCGTCCTGGCCTACTCGGTGGGGTCCATTCCGTTCAGCGTGTGGATACTCAAGGGCTACTACGACTCCATCTCCGCCTCCCTGGAGGAGGCTGCGATGATAGATGGAGCCACCAGGATGCAGACCTTCTACAGGATCATACTGCCGCTCTCGCTTCCCGGGCTGTCCATCGCCTTTCTCTTCAATTTCATGAGCGCGTGGAAGGACTTCCTTCTCGCGAGGATCATGCTCCAGAAGGATTTCCTCTTCACCTGGCCGCTCGGGCTCCAGCAGTTGCAGGGGCAGTTCAGGACCTCGTGGGGGATGTTCGCCGCGGCTTCCATCATGGTGGCGATTCCAGTGGTAGCGCTTTTCCTCTATACTTCGAGATATCTGATCTCGGGTCTCACCCTGGGTTCGGTGAAGGGGGACTAG
- a CDS encoding carbohydrate ABC transporter permease — protein sequence MRTGIIATSLGQVGGTIFFILGGVLLLEVLLWGVGRAFRMKNMLLYMLLAPGIVGLILLVVYPLVFELALAFSNMSLRTFKHPTFGIKEGIDNFVRVFTRPVLKQTYFFPIFFRTVLWTVIQVSAHVTLGLGLAILLNRPMFLKNIYKAFLILPWAIPDIISGLAWRGEFHYEYGVFNIILTRLGADPIPWKSDPLWNFVAMNITNIWLGVPFMMVISLGGLQSISKEYYEAAQIDGATSAQKLWYVTLPLLKPILTPAVILGVIWTFNNFNVPYFINQNELESSDLLVTALFRAAFEYNQYGFAAAFAFVVFLILLFFSLWYIRITGGLKGVKE from the coding sequence ATGAGAACAGGCATCATAGCCACCTCGCTGGGACAGGTGGGGGGGACCATCTTCTTCATCCTGGGGGGCGTGCTCCTCCTCGAGGTGCTTCTCTGGGGGGTGGGACGTGCCTTCAGGATGAAGAACATGCTCCTCTACATGCTCCTGGCTCCGGGTATCGTGGGACTCATCCTGTTGGTGGTCTATCCCCTGGTGTTCGAATTGGCCCTGGCCTTCAGCAACATGAGTCTTCGCACGTTCAAACATCCCACGTTCGGGATAAAGGAAGGGATCGACAATTTCGTACGGGTCTTCACCCGGCCGGTACTCAAGCAGACGTACTTCTTCCCCATCTTTTTCAGAACGGTACTGTGGACGGTGATCCAGGTGAGCGCCCACGTCACCTTGGGGTTGGGGCTTGCGATCCTCCTCAACCGGCCCATGTTCCTCAAGAACATCTACAAGGCCTTCCTCATCCTCCCGTGGGCGATACCGGACATCATCTCAGGACTGGCGTGGCGGGGGGAGTTCCACTACGAGTACGGGGTGTTCAACATCATTCTCACACGTCTGGGTGCGGATCCCATCCCCTGGAAGTCGGATCCGCTCTGGAATTTCGTCGCCATGAACATCACGAACATCTGGCTCGGTGTTCCCTTCATGATGGTGATTTCGCTCGGAGGTCTCCAGAGTATCTCCAAGGAATACTACGAGGCTGCCCAGATCGACGGCGCAACGAGCGCCCAGAAGCTGTGGTACGTGACCCTTCCCCTTCTCAAGCCCATCCTCACGCCGGCGGTCATCCTCGGCGTGATATGGACCTTCAACAACTTCAACGTCCCCTATTTCATCAATCAGAACGAGCTGGAATCGTCCGACCTCCTGGTGACCGCGCTCTTCAGAGCTGCGTTCGAATACAACCAGTACGGATTCGCCGCGGCCTTCGCCTTTGTGGTGTTCCTCATCTTGCTCTTCTTCTCTCTCTGGTACATAAGAATAACCGGCGGCTTGAAGGGGGTGAAGGAATGA
- a CDS encoding LacI family DNA-binding transcriptional regulator, which yields MRKKVTIKDVASRAGVSPSTVSRAIYSTAKLKPETKERIFRAMEELGYYPNAAARALVHKRTMTLGVILPNGEDDLFLNPFFIHALRGLSIHAQSRGYFILYAFSNNEEEEISFIEELYRSRRIDGVVALTVRRNDACLAFMKQQQIPFVVIGHPEGLKGVLWVDNDNFQAMYRLVNWMVDKGYAELAFLGGPAELMVTQDRCAGFEQALRIRGLPLREGRVLYAKGFSEEEGYRCASELLSRDRTVDGILTTDDLLAIGVVRAIEELGITRHIGVTGFNNTVQGQFHRPSLTTVDIHPYDLGYHAARLLIAHLDEEENVPPHFVVDTHIIPRETTRP from the coding sequence ATGAGGAAGAAGGTGACGATCAAGGATGTGGCCTCGAGAGCCGGGGTGTCTCCTTCCACCGTGTCCCGGGCCATCTATTCGACCGCGAAGCTCAAGCCCGAGACCAAGGAGCGGATCTTCCGGGCCATGGAGGAGCTGGGCTACTACCCGAATGCGGCGGCCCGGGCCCTGGTGCACAAGCGGACCATGACGCTCGGGGTCATCCTTCCCAACGGGGAGGATGACCTCTTTCTCAATCCCTTTTTCATCCACGCCTTGCGGGGATTGAGCATCCACGCCCAGTCGCGGGGGTACTTCATCCTCTACGCCTTCTCGAACAACGAGGAGGAGGAGATCTCCTTCATCGAGGAGCTCTATCGGTCACGGAGGATCGATGGGGTGGTTGCCCTCACGGTGCGGAGGAACGATGCCTGTCTCGCGTTCATGAAGCAACAGCAGATCCCGTTCGTGGTGATAGGGCACCCTGAGGGGCTCAAGGGCGTGCTCTGGGTGGACAACGACAACTTCCAGGCGATGTATCGGCTGGTGAACTGGATGGTGGACAAGGGATACGCCGAGCTGGCCTTCCTTGGGGGGCCTGCCGAACTGATGGTGACGCAGGATAGGTGTGCAGGGTTCGAACAGGCGCTCAGGATAAGGGGGCTTCCTCTCAGGGAGGGGAGGGTGCTCTATGCAAAGGGGTTTTCCGAGGAGGAGGGGTATCGGTGTGCGAGTGAACTTCTCTCGAGGGACCGCACCGTGGATGGGATTCTCACCACGGACGATCTGCTTGCGATCGGGGTGGTGAGGGCGATCGAGGAGCTGGGGATCACCCGCCATATCGGAGTGACGGGGTTCAACAACACGGTACAGGGGCAGTTCCATCGGCCGTCTCTCACCACGGTGGATATCCATCCCTATGATCTGGGGTATCACGCCGCGCGTCTCCTCATCGCCCACCTCGACGAGGAGGAGAACGTGCCCCCTCACTTCGTGGTGGATACGCACATCATCCCCCGGGAGACGACTCGTCCGTAG
- a CDS encoding Dabb family protein, protein MVVHVVMWRLADASRREEVLREVRERLLSMQGRIPQVLDVEVGVQGRPDPDAYDVVLVTRHADWEGLDAYQVHPYHQEVKAFLGERLTGRCVVDYEVRA, encoded by the coding sequence ATGGTGGTCCATGTCGTGATGTGGAGGCTGGCCGATGCCTCGCGTCGGGAGGAGGTGCTCCGGGAGGTGCGGGAGCGGCTCCTCTCCATGCAGGGACGGATCCCACAGGTTCTGGACGTGGAGGTGGGGGTCCAGGGGAGGCCGGATCCGGATGCGTACGATGTGGTGCTCGTGACGAGACACGCGGATTGGGAGGGTCTGGATGCTTACCAGGTGCACCCCTACCACCAGGAGGTGAAGGCCTTCCTCGGTGAACGGCTCACCGGGCGGTGCGTGGTGGACTACGAGGTGAGGGCGTGA